A window of Thermococcus aggregans contains these coding sequences:
- a CDS encoding protein translocase subunit SecF, with the protein MLENVLKKLATADPKKMITYPLIVFLAALLVLAVHFPTLGTDLKGGVVITIYGVDANAKDIESLLKAENFKVTVREIKSITGDTRVEIRASTDVNVQRIIELLKSKYPNAAISQTQFGPSLSRTAQEQSLKAISLAFLGMAVVVFLFFRVPVPSLTVIFSALSDMTIALALMSISGLELTQATIAALLMLIGYSVDSNILLTTKLLRRKEESVEEAYLSAVSTGFTMSTTTLGALASLWIISQAEVIDMIAAVLIFGLLADFMNTWILNAGVLKWYIQRGEKK; encoded by the coding sequence ATGCTCGAAAATGTTCTCAAAAAACTTGCAACTGCAGACCCTAAAAAAATGATAACTTATCCATTAATTGTTTTTCTTGCAGCGCTTTTAGTATTGGCAGTTCATTTCCCAACTCTCGGAACGGATCTTAAGGGAGGAGTTGTTATAACTATTTACGGAGTAGATGCAAACGCGAAAGATATTGAGAGCTTGTTAAAAGCGGAGAACTTTAAAGTGACAGTCAGGGAAATTAAGAGCATTACTGGAGACACAAGAGTGGAAATAAGGGCATCTACCGATGTGAACGTACAAAGAATAATCGAACTCCTAAAGTCGAAATATCCAAATGCTGCAATTTCGCAGACACAATTTGGGCCCAGCTTATCAAGAACAGCTCAAGAACAAAGTTTGAAAGCAATCTCCTTGGCATTTCTTGGAATGGCTGTCGTTGTATTTTTGTTCTTTAGAGTTCCAGTTCCGTCCTTGACCGTGATCTTTTCAGCCCTTTCCGATATGACAATAGCCCTTGCCCTAATGAGCATATCTGGCTTGGAGCTAACTCAAGCGACAATTGCTGCTCTTTTGATGCTTATAGGTTATTCAGTAGACAGCAACATACTCCTTACCACCAAGCTTTTGAGGAGGAAAGAGGAATCCGTTGAGGAAGCTTATCTCTCAGCGGTCTCTACGGGTTTCACTATGAGCACCACCACATTAGGGGCTTTAGCTTCACTGTGGATAATCTCGCAGGCGGAAGTTATAGACATGATAGCCGCGGTATTGATTTTCGGATTGCTTGCTGATTTCATGAACACGTGGATACTCAATGCAGGTGTGCTAAAATGGTACATTCAAAGGGGTGAGAAGAAATGA